A genomic window from Purpureocillium takamizusanense chromosome 2, complete sequence includes:
- a CDS encoding Cysteine--tRNA ligase (COG:J~EggNog:ENOG503NVK1~BUSCO:EOG092611G7) has translation MASDGRKQPPWIPPQPRPDAQLPRLKIYNSLTRSKDDFVPVDPEGKVVTWYACGPTVYEDAHLGHAKNYVSTDIIRRIMKDYFGFRVKFVMNTTDIDDKIILQGRQQYLLSRFKHEHASEDDSVSDPVLAEGRAAFKHYICKNLPSLPSDTSPETFFEAVGKAYKGKAGLPPPADPATGQQGQAATVAELLLKVHIGTAGSAAEALQAPGTLPAFFAKTDDVLLPYLDSLHGAEMDSNNHQIYLELGRKFERRFFEDMNALNVLVPDQLTRVTEYVPQIVCFVEKIVANGFGYATPDGSVYFDIDSFEKAGHSYSRLEPWNKNDRALQADGEGSLSKGKSMKRGENHFALWKASKPGEPAWPSPWGHGRPGWHIECSAMASEVIGKTIDIHSGGVDLRFPHHDNELAQSEAYWSSPSCQVQWTNYFVHMGQLRIRGLKMSKSLKNYTTIRSVLSEQEWSARSLRICFLLMPWQDGIEVTDELMKAVVGWEGKLNNFFLKSLDLWKHSLAKTSGQEELGIADQQLLSALEKAKMDVDMALCDSFNTSAVMRILSDLVTESNSAEGLSNQTVFLLARWVTRIIAIFGLDPEGDLGNPDRIGWSGLDIPVLAKPYVYHASQLRDKVRTLACSGSVDHAAVAKLADGTTITASSPVAERSQPYDLVLQQFRTDVKALAAQQAPAKDLLALCDQLRDVHLWNLGIYLEDRNSPQPALVRPLDKLLVEARAAQESAGAAKAKAKLEQQAREAEAERELRERAKIHPLQMFKTSGEYLEWDESGIPTVDAAGTVVSKNRRKKLLKEWEKQKMRHEEWLATQQAE, from the exons ATGGCTTCCGACGGTCGCAAACAGCCGCCATGGATCCCTCCCCAACCCCGACCCGACGCACAGCTACCCCGACTAAAGATCTACAACAGCTTGACGAGGAGCAAGGATGACTTCGTCCCTGTCGATCCGGAAGGGAAGGTGGTGACATGGTACGCCTGTGGCCCGACCGTCTACGAAGATGCCCATCTCGGCCATGCCAAGAATTACGTCTCGACCGACATCATCCGACGCATCATGAAGGACTACTTCGGCTTCCGTGTCAAGTTCGTCATGAATACGACCGACATCGACGACAAAATCATTCTTCAAGGGCGCCAGCAGTACCTGCTCTCGCGGTTCAAGCACGAGCACGCCTCTGAGGACGACTCGGTTAGCGATCCGGTTTTGGCCGAGGGCAGAGCCGCATTCAAGCACTACATATGCAAGAACCTTCCATCTCTGCCCTCGGACACGAGCCCAGAGACCTTTTTCGAGGCAGTCGGCAAGGCATACAAGGGAAAGGCCGGTCTTCCGCCTCCAGCCGACCCTGCGACAGGACAACAGGGCCAAGCTGCTACCGTCGCCGAGTTGCTGTTGAAAGTACACATTGGAACCGCAGGCTCGGCTGCCGAGGCCCTGCAAGCCCCAGGAACGCTCCCTGCATTTTTCGCCAAGACGGACGATGTTTTGCTCCCATATCTCGATTCCCTGCATGGTGCTGAGATGGACTCCAACAACCACCAGATCTACCTGGAGCTGGGCCGGAAATTCGAACGACGCTTCTTCGAGGACATGAATGCGCTCAACGTCCTGGTTCCCGACCAACTCACTCGTGTGACCGAGTACGTCCCCCAGATTGTCTGCTTCGTTGAGAAGATTGTGGCGAATGGTTTCGGTTACGCTACCCCCGACGGCTCCGTCTATTTCGACATCGACTCGTTTGAGAAGGCTGGACACAGCTATTCCCGCCTGGAACCTTGGAACAAGAACGACCGCGCACTCCAGGCCGATGGCGAAGGTTCGCTGTCCAAAGGAAAGTCAATGAAGCGGGGCGAGAATCATTTTGCACTGTGGAAAGCTAGCAAGCCGGGTGAGCCAGCATGGCCGAGTCCGTGGGGTCATGGGCGGCCAGGATGGCACATCGAATGCTCTGCAATGGCCTCGGAAGTGATTGGGAAGACGATCGATATCCATTCCGGAGGCGTCGATCTTCGCTTCCCCCATCACGACAACGAACTCGCACAATCCGAAGCCTACTGGTCGAGCCCGAGCTGCCAAGTCCAGTGGACAAATTACTTTGTTCACATGGGGCAACTAAG AATTCGAGGCTTGAAGATGAGCAAGAGCCTTAAGAACTATACGACCATTCGATCGGTTCTCTCCGAACAGGAGTGGAGTGCACGTTCCCTCCGGATTTGCTTCCTCCTCATGCCTTGGCAAGATGGTATTGAAGTGACAGACGAGCTCATGAAGGCTGTGGTTGGGTGGGAAGGCAAGCTTAACAACTTCTTTCTGAAGAGCTTGGACCTCTGGAAACATTCCCTTGCCAAGACTTCAGGGCAAGAAGAGCTTGGTATCGCAGACCAGCAACTATTGTCTGCTCTGGAAAAGGCGAAAATGGATGTCGACATGGCTCTTTGCGATTCCTTCAACACCTCCGCTGTCATGCGAATCCTTTCTGATCTTGTTACCGAGTCCAACTCGGCAGAGGGACTTTCCAATCAGACAGTCTTCTTGCTCGCCCGGTGGGTAAcgcgcatcatcgccatATTCGGTCTGGATCCCGAGGGGGATCTCGGCAATCCGGACCGCATCGGGTGGTCGGGCCTCGATATCCCCGTGCTGGCAAAGCCCTACGTCTACCATGCGTCGCAATTGCGCGACAAAGTTCGGACCCTGGCCTGCTCCGGCTCGGTCGACCATGCAGCTGTCGCGAAACTCGCTGACGGAACCACGATTACGGCCTCATCACCAGTGGCGGAGCGCTCCCAACCATACGATctggtgctgcagcagtTTCGCACCGACGTCAAGGCCCTTGCAGCTCAGCAAGCGCCAGCCAAAGACTTGCTCGCTTTGTGCGACCAGCTCCGGGATGTACATCTCTGGAACCTTGGCATCTATCTCGAGGACCGCAACAGCCCCCAGCCCGCCTTGGTACGGCCCCTCGACAAGCTGCTCGtggaggcgcgcgcggcgcaggaatctgctggcgctgccaaggccaaggccaagctggaACAGCAGGCCAGGGAGGCCGAGGCAGAGAgggagctgcgcgagcgcgccaAGATCCACCCCCTCCAGATGTTCAAGACCTCGGGCGAGTACTTGGAATGGGACGAAAGCGGCATCCCGACGGTGGACGCAGCTGGGACTGTGGTGTCCAAGAACAGACGCAAGAAGCTGCTCAAGGAGTGGGAGAAACAGAAGATGAGGCACGAGGAATGGCTGGCGACGCAGCAAGCAGAATAG
- a CDS encoding Cysteine--tRNA ligase (COG:J~EggNog:ENOG503NVK1~BUSCO:EOG092611G7) encodes MRRLRLGGDVNSLTLLSRAVSFPLQKLSAHQHTMASDGRKQPPWIPPQPRPDAQLPRLKIYNSLTRSKDDFVPVDPEGKVVTWYACGPTVYEDAHLGHAKNYVSTDIIRRIMKDYFGFRVKFVMNTTDIDDKIILQGRQQYLLSRFKHEHASEDDSVSDPVLAEGRAAFKHYICKNLPSLPSDTSPETFFEAVGKAYKGKAGLPPPADPATGQQGQAATVAELLLKVHIGTAGSAAEALQAPGTLPAFFAKTDDVLLPYLDSLHGAEMDSNNHQIYLELGRKFERRFFEDMNALNVLVPDQLTRVTEYVPQIVCFVEKIVANGFGYATPDGSVYFDIDSFEKAGHSYSRLEPWNKNDRALQADGEGSLSKGKSMKRGENHFALWKASKPGEPAWPSPWGHGRPGWHIECSAMASEVIGKTIDIHSGGVDLRFPHHDNELAQSEAYWSSPSCQVQWTNYFVHMGQLRIRGLKMSKSLKNYTTIRSVLSEQEWSARSLRICFLLMPWQDGIEVTDELMKAVVGWEGKLNNFFLKSLDLWKHSLAKTSGQEELGIADQQLLSALEKAKMDVDMALCDSFNTSAVMRILSDLVTESNSAEGLSNQTVFLLARWVTRIIAIFGLDPEGDLGNPDRIGWSGLDIPVLAKPYVYHASQLRDKVRTLACSGSVDHAAVAKLADGTTITASSPVAERSQPYDLVLQQFRTDVKALAAQQAPAKDLLALCDQLRDVHLWNLGIYLEDRNSPQPALVRPLDKLLVEARAAQESAGAAKAKAKLEQQAREAEAERELRERAKIHPLQMFKTSGEYLEWDESGIPTVDAAGTVVSKNRRKKLLKEWEKQKMRHEEWLATQQAE; translated from the exons ATGAGGCGTCTGAGGTTGGGAGG TGATGTCAATTCTCTCACACTGCTGAGTCGAGCTGTCTCGTTCCCTCTGCAAAAA TTGAGCGCACACCAACACACCATGGCTTCCGACGGTCGCAAACAGCCGCCATGGATCCCTCCCCAACCCCGACCCGACGCACAGCTACCCCGACTAAAGATCTACAACAGCTTGACGAGGAGCAAGGATGACTTCGTCCCTGTCGATCCGGAAGGGAAGGTGGTGACATGGTACGCCTGTGGCCCGACCGTCTACGAAGATGCCCATCTCGGCCATGCCAAGAATTACGTCTCGACCGACATCATCCGACGCATCATGAAGGACTACTTCGGCTTCCGTGTCAAGTTCGTCATGAATACGACCGACATCGACGACAAAATCATTCTTCAAGGGCGCCAGCAGTACCTGCTCTCGCGGTTCAAGCACGAGCACGCCTCTGAGGACGACTCGGTTAGCGATCCGGTTTTGGCCGAGGGCAGAGCCGCATTCAAGCACTACATATGCAAGAACCTTCCATCTCTGCCCTCGGACACGAGCCCAGAGACCTTTTTCGAGGCAGTCGGCAAGGCATACAAGGGAAAGGCCGGTCTTCCGCCTCCAGCCGACCCTGCGACAGGACAACAGGGCCAAGCTGCTACCGTCGCCGAGTTGCTGTTGAAAGTACACATTGGAACCGCAGGCTCGGCTGCCGAGGCCCTGCAAGCCCCAGGAACGCTCCCTGCATTTTTCGCCAAGACGGACGATGTTTTGCTCCCATATCTCGATTCCCTGCATGGTGCTGAGATGGACTCCAACAACCACCAGATCTACCTGGAGCTGGGCCGGAAATTCGAACGACGCTTCTTCGAGGACATGAATGCGCTCAACGTCCTGGTTCCCGACCAACTCACTCGTGTGACCGAGTACGTCCCCCAGATTGTCTGCTTCGTTGAGAAGATTGTGGCGAATGGTTTCGGTTACGCTACCCCCGACGGCTCCGTCTATTTCGACATCGACTCGTTTGAGAAGGCTGGACACAGCTATTCCCGCCTGGAACCTTGGAACAAGAACGACCGCGCACTCCAGGCCGATGGCGAAGGTTCGCTGTCCAAAGGAAAGTCAATGAAGCGGGGCGAGAATCATTTTGCACTGTGGAAAGCTAGCAAGCCGGGTGAGCCAGCATGGCCGAGTCCGTGGGGTCATGGGCGGCCAGGATGGCACATCGAATGCTCTGCAATGGCCTCGGAAGTGATTGGGAAGACGATCGATATCCATTCCGGAGGCGTCGATCTTCGCTTCCCCCATCACGACAACGAACTCGCACAATCCGAAGCCTACTGGTCGAGCCCGAGCTGCCAAGTCCAGTGGACAAATTACTTTGTTCACATGGGGCAACTAAG AATTCGAGGCTTGAAGATGAGCAAGAGCCTTAAGAACTATACGACCATTCGATCGGTTCTCTCCGAACAGGAGTGGAGTGCACGTTCCCTCCGGATTTGCTTCCTCCTCATGCCTTGGCAAGATGGTATTGAAGTGACAGACGAGCTCATGAAGGCTGTGGTTGGGTGGGAAGGCAAGCTTAACAACTTCTTTCTGAAGAGCTTGGACCTCTGGAAACATTCCCTTGCCAAGACTTCAGGGCAAGAAGAGCTTGGTATCGCAGACCAGCAACTATTGTCTGCTCTGGAAAAGGCGAAAATGGATGTCGACATGGCTCTTTGCGATTCCTTCAACACCTCCGCTGTCATGCGAATCCTTTCTGATCTTGTTACCGAGTCCAACTCGGCAGAGGGACTTTCCAATCAGACAGTCTTCTTGCTCGCCCGGTGGGTAAcgcgcatcatcgccatATTCGGTCTGGATCCCGAGGGGGATCTCGGCAATCCGGACCGCATCGGGTGGTCGGGCCTCGATATCCCCGTGCTGGCAAAGCCCTACGTCTACCATGCGTCGCAATTGCGCGACAAAGTTCGGACCCTGGCCTGCTCCGGCTCGGTCGACCATGCAGCTGTCGCGAAACTCGCTGACGGAACCACGATTACGGCCTCATCACCAGTGGCGGAGCGCTCCCAACCATACGATctggtgctgcagcagtTTCGCACCGACGTCAAGGCCCTTGCAGCTCAGCAAGCGCCAGCCAAAGACTTGCTCGCTTTGTGCGACCAGCTCCGGGATGTACATCTCTGGAACCTTGGCATCTATCTCGAGGACCGCAACAGCCCCCAGCCCGCCTTGGTACGGCCCCTCGACAAGCTGCTCGtggaggcgcgcgcggcgcaggaatctgctggcgctgccaaggccaaggccaagctggaACAGCAGGCCAGGGAGGCCGAGGCAGAGAgggagctgcgcgagcgcgccaAGATCCACCCCCTCCAGATGTTCAAGACCTCGGGCGAGTACTTGGAATGGGACGAAAGCGGCATCCCGACGGTGGACGCAGCTGGGACTGTGGTGTCCAAGAACAGACGCAAGAAGCTGCTCAAGGAGTGGGAGAAACAGAAGATGAGGCACGAGGAATGGCTGGCGACGCAGCAAGCAGAATAG
- a CDS encoding uncharacterized protein (COG:S~EggNog:ENOG503NWV4) — MEANKRHQPRQPVTAAIRELRDEAITLCSMVNDHAKAAKLPPDENTTRSLATELRLFGGTLFSLESLASEIEQDGSFSAGMMPGTARQLPCLRRLRQPLQSVRLRLKGFTQYDIQQTKDEVVACRATITYVLAKARTYSDFVTLLSVVYHGNELSKEPEDVCEWLQVLNSPFNNRRPREHNLEALFLEARRAEFPQYSHAAKSWPFYARLHWPAVQDHVRELFVLPRSWSFVQWALEFARTTLPAHFGPSSFNHEATIHLTNALCDETLTPLHFAAALGLPELCRILVDSGADVNVTGAFGSPLYSALLGTEFLALYSSPKSWTEVFVQDDYAGARTAVIMVLLNRGADVNCRFRGPDDQAVPLAALAFWHSLDVNSHFVFKRFLAAGAELNDTFADVVTQPYLVDHAHAKSDVLAVLFTSAFDAAFTVEDSAVADIVASTIVGVMHDCRIEMTPDPEFEGKLAFVPDETYPDLVIDAVRDDEILYFKRFAMDPRFDPKQLAPQHDGGTIAHLAVDGDQNEMVEALIAAGTDFTARDDEGRTPFLLVDSIDMLKTFVSHSMPTTDADHRGRNIWHYAAANNDVCFLAALCARDPAQKQNMVAVNNKGSSPLDKALRYTDKLQKVHDPVSWAEPHAARYLLELGANLKLPAIYPRVLSAVEWGELTIVEKLLEGGESATATNEIGMNALHHLNFHASIQLVRYMQQLCADMPLAVGKVVNPSSLSSKDRDRHSRNAGLTPAETIFNNTRLFTDGVNFCSSQHPSCRGSMSPEAYTLLLTPEVLAYRDSSNACTWERFCSRVVTRYESYLKPYSTNHGFEFYYKSLETGVECLKDAGALTVYEERTGEAAVLCLARFHDEPEGPKYKWLPSRLHLVRTLLDSFESPLTTEFYGGDEVRALGELISDLDFDTMWWLELMTRMGSSYRLRQEQAEEDSE, encoded by the coding sequence ATGGAGGCCAACAAACGCCATCAGCCGCGACAGCCCGTCACCGCAGCCATTCGAGAATTAAGAGATGAAGCTATCACGCTCTGTTCCATGGTCAACGATcacgccaaggcggccaagctccCGCCAGACGAGAACACTACTAGATCACTGGCCACCGAACTCCGCCTATTCGGCGGCACCCTCTTCAGTCTTGAGTCTCTTGCCTCGGAGATCGAGCAAGACGGTTCCTTTTCGGCTGGAATGATGCCCGGGACAGCACGGCAGCTTCCCTGCCTCCGACGCCTGCGGCAGCCCCTCCAGTCCGTCAGACTGCGCCTCAAGGGCTTCACCCAGTACGACATCCAACAAACAAAGGATGAGGTCGTGGCCTGCCGCGCCACTATTACCTACGTGCTAGCCAAAGCGCGGACCTATTCCGACTTTGTCACCTTGCTCTCTGTCGTGTACCACGGCAATGAGCTCTCCAAGGAACCGGAGGATGTCTGCGAGTGGCTTCAAGTCTTGAACAGCCCTTTCAAcaaccgccgccctcgagagCACAATCTCGAGGCGCTCTTTCTCGAGGCTCGACGGGCAGAATTCCCACAGTACTCTCACGCCGCAAAGTCTTGGCCTTTTTACGCTCGCCTTCACTGGCCCGCGGTCCAAGACCATGTTCGGGAACTCTTCGTTCTGCCTCGGTCCTGGAGCTTCGTGCAGTGGGCACTCGAGTTTGCGCGGACCACGTTGCCAGCCCATTTTGGCCCGTCCAGTTTTAATCACGAGGCCACGATCCATCTGACCAATGCCCTCTGTGACGAAACTCTCACTCCACTTCACttcgctgccgcccttggtCTGCCAGAGCTTTGTCGGATTCTGGTGGACAGTGGTGCGGATGTCAACGTCACAGGCGCCTTTGGCTCCCCGCTTTATAGTGCCTTGCTTGGCACCGAATTTCTTGCACTATACAGCTCCCCCAAGTCCTGGACGGAAGTTTTCGTCCAAGACGATTATGCAGGGGCACGAACCGCTGTTATCATGGTGCTCCTGAatcgcggcgccgacgtgaaCTGTCGATTTCGGGGCCCAGATGACCAAGCCGTTCCTCTGGCGGCGTTGGCTTTCTGGCACTCCCTGGATGTCAACAGCCACTTCGTCTTCAAACGGTTTCttgctgccggtgccgagcTGAATGACACCTTCGCCGATGTTGTCACTCAGCCAtacctcgtcgaccatgCGCATGCCAAGTCCGATGTCTTGGCCGTTCTCTTTACGAGCGCATTCGATGCTGCCTTTACCGTTGAAGACTCGGCAGTGGCCGACATTGTCGCCAGCACAATCGTGGGCGTCATGCATGATTGTAGGATTGAGATGACCCCAGATCCCGAATTTGAGGGTAAACTCGCCTTCGTCCCGGACGAAACTTATCCTGATCTTGTCATCGACGCAGTGCGGGATGACGAGATTCTCTACTTCAAGCGGTTCGCCATGGATCCGCGGTTTGATCCCAAACAGCTTGCACCCCAACACGACGGCGGAACTATTGCCcatcttgccgtcgacggcgatcAGAATGAAATGGTGGAAGCTCTCATTGCTGCTGGTACCGACTTCACTGCACGAGATGATGAGGGCCGCActcccttcctcctcgtcgataGCATAGACATGCTGAAGACTTTTGTTTCCCACTCCATGCCCACGACGGATGCCGACCATCGAGGACGCAACATATGGCACTACGCGGCTGCCAACAACGACGTTTGCTTCCTAGCGGCCCTCTGCGCCAGAGACCCAGCCCAGAAGCAGAACATGGTGGCCGTTAACAACAAGGGTTCTTCACCCCTCGACAAGGCTCTTCGATACACCGACAAGCTTCAGAAAGTGCACGACCCGGTGAGCTGGGCCGAACCGCACGCTGCCCGCTATCTGTTGGAGCTCGGCGCCAACCTGAAGCTGCCCGCCATATATCCACGAGTTCTGTCGGCCGTAGAATGGGGCGAGCTGACTATAGTGGAAAAGCTACTGGAAGGCGGCGAAAGTGCCACCGCTACCAATGAGATTGGGATGAATGCTCTTCATCATCTCAACTTTCATGCGAGCATTCAGCTGGTCAGATACATGCAACAACTCTGTGCTGACATGCCCCTGGCTGTGGGAAAGGTCGTGAATCCTTCTTCCTTATCATCCAAAGATCGCGACAGGCATAGCCGAAATGCTGGTCTCACCCCAGCAGAGACGATCTTCAACAACACGAGATTATTCACGGACGGCGTCAACTTTTGCAGCTCGCAACATCCCTCCTGCCGCGGGAGCATGTCGCCTGAGGCTTACACCCTACTTCTCACGCCGGAGGTTCTGGCGTACCGGGACTCGTCCAATGCATGTACTTGGGAGCGCTTCTGTTCCCGCGTCGTGACGCGTTACGAGTCTTACCTCAAGCCCTATTCAACCAATCATGGGTTCGAATTTTACTACAAGTCTTTGGAGACGGGCGTTGAATGCCTCAAAGATGCCGGGGCCCTTACAGTATACGAAGAGAGGAcaggcgaggccgccgtgtTATGCCTCGCTAGGTTCCACGACGAACCCGAGGGCCCCAAGTACAAGTGGCTGCCCTCCAGGCTGCACCTCGTGCGCACCCTGCTTGACTCCTTCGAGAGTCCCCTGACAACTGAGTTCTATGGCGGGGACGAGGTCCGTGCCTTGGGGGAGCTGATCTCTGATCTGGATTTCGACACCATGTGGTGGCTGGAGTTGATGACACGAATGGGCAGTTCTTATCGACTGCGCCAGGAGCAAGCCGAGGAAGATTCAGAGTAG